The following are encoded together in the Gemmatimonadaceae bacterium genome:
- a CDS encoding anhydro-N-acetylmuramic acid kinase has translation MTRPIINPQSGAVLVGLMSGTSLDGISACVVRFVDTADGRIETTMLAFTQRAYSVTERERLESSMRHGTAREYCRLHADLGDWLADAAVMALADAGVARTDVAAIASHGHTVWHEPPHSTWQLGDASRIAERTGCAVVADFRARDVAAGGQGAPLVPMADARLFAHATEWRALQNLGGIGNVTVVPPRSAGQSDDVRAVRAFDTGPGVVIIDAVTRALRPELPYDRDGALARAGTPIDAVVAELLDAPFFREEPPKSTGREWFSREYIDAFMTRCQAGRDAVRDEDIIATATAFTARSIADQYARFLPEPVREVVVAGGGAKNPTLLRAMADALAHATSSRAEGAMRVARFDDLYFDGEAKEAVAFALLGYLHLTGRSGNVPGATGSRGARTLGHYTPAT, from the coding sequence ATGACGCGCCCCATCATCAATCCGCAATCGGGTGCCGTGCTCGTGGGTCTCATGTCCGGGACGTCGCTGGATGGCATCTCGGCGTGCGTGGTGCGCTTTGTCGATACCGCCGACGGTCGCATCGAGACCACCATGCTGGCGTTCACGCAACGCGCCTACTCGGTGACGGAGCGCGAGCGTCTCGAATCATCGATGCGACACGGCACGGCACGCGAATACTGTCGCTTGCATGCGGATCTGGGCGACTGGCTGGCGGATGCGGCGGTGATGGCCCTCGCGGACGCCGGCGTGGCGCGCACCGATGTGGCGGCCATTGCCTCGCACGGGCACACGGTGTGGCATGAACCTCCACACAGTACGTGGCAGCTCGGCGATGCCTCACGCATTGCCGAGCGCACGGGATGCGCCGTGGTGGCCGACTTTCGTGCGCGTGACGTGGCGGCGGGTGGTCAGGGTGCCCCGTTGGTCCCCATGGCGGATGCCCGCCTGTTTGCGCATGCGACGGAATGGCGGGCACTCCAGAATCTGGGCGGCATCGGCAATGTGACGGTCGTGCCGCCAAGGTCGGCCGGGCAATCGGACGATGTGCGCGCCGTGCGGGCGTTCGATACCGGACCCGGCGTGGTGATCATCGATGCGGTCACGCGCGCGTTGCGCCCCGAGCTGCCGTACGACCGCGATGGGGCGCTGGCGCGGGCCGGTACTCCCATTGACGCGGTGGTTGCCGAACTGCTTGACGCGCCGTTCTTTCGCGAGGAGCCGCCCAAGAGCACGGGGCGCGAGTGGTTTTCGCGCGAGTACATCGACGCCTTCATGACCCGATGCCAGGCCGGCCGCGACGCCGTGCGCGATGAAGACATCATTGCCACGGCCACGGCGTTCACGGCACGGAGCATCGCCGACCAGTATGCGCGGTTCCTGCCCGAGCCGGTGCGCGAAGTGGTGGTGGCGGGTGGTGGCGCGAAGAACCCGACGTTGCTGCGCGCCATGGCTGACGCGCTGGCACATGCGACGTCGTCACGCGCGGAAGGTGCCATGCGTGTAGCGCGCTTCGACGATCTGTACTTTGACGGTGAAGCCAAGGAAGCGGTAGCCTTCGCGCTGCTGGGGTATTTGCATCTCACCGGACGCAGCGGCAATGTTCCCGGGGCCACCGGCTCGCGCGGGGCTCGCACGCTGGGCCACTATACGCCCGCCACATGA
- the murQ gene encoding N-acetylmuramic acid 6-phosphate etherase has translation MPSVDAACGSRIRTRKFRHQIAPVSWKVVGVRHWRQFPPILLVPAQTLDPRVTERRNPRTVDIDLASAEAIVDLMSAEDRGVADLVATQRDAIARTISVVEQAFRADRRLLYIGAGTSGRLGVLDASECPPTFGTDPAMVVGLIAGGDVALRTPIEGAEDDPDAGADVMDANAVTAGDVVVGIAASGTTPFVRGALSRARALGATTALIACSEPPPAMRAVADIMILPVVGPEVLTGSTRLKAGTATKLVCNMITTGAMIRVGKSYGNLMVDLRATNSKLADRAERIVMEVSLVSREAARDLLTRAGGAVKLAIVMHALGIEAVEAAAHLAQAGGVIRRVIPHAPPPVNE, from the coding sequence ATGCCAAGTGTCGATGCGGCTTGCGGTTCGCGCATTCGGACTCGTAAGTTTCGGCATCAGATCGCGCCGGTATCGTGGAAGGTAGTCGGGGTGCGACACTGGCGACAGTTTCCCCCAATCCTTCTCGTGCCCGCACAGACGCTGGATCCACGCGTCACCGAACGTCGCAATCCGCGAACCGTCGACATCGATCTCGCATCGGCGGAGGCGATCGTCGATCTGATGAGCGCGGAAGATCGTGGTGTCGCCGATCTGGTCGCGACACAGCGGGACGCCATCGCGCGCACGATCAGCGTGGTCGAGCAGGCGTTCCGCGCCGATCGCCGCCTGTTGTACATCGGCGCGGGAACCTCCGGGCGACTCGGTGTGCTCGATGCCAGTGAGTGTCCGCCGACGTTCGGCACGGATCCCGCCATGGTCGTGGGGCTCATCGCCGGCGGTGATGTGGCGTTGCGGACGCCAATCGAAGGCGCCGAAGACGATCCCGACGCCGGCGCCGACGTCATGGACGCGAATGCGGTCACCGCAGGCGATGTCGTGGTCGGGATCGCCGCGTCCGGTACCACACCATTCGTGCGTGGCGCGTTGTCGCGCGCGCGCGCGCTCGGTGCGACCACGGCGCTCATCGCGTGCAGTGAGCCGCCGCCGGCGATGCGTGCCGTGGCCGATATCATGATCCTGCCGGTCGTGGGCCCCGAAGTGCTCACGGGTTCGACACGGCTCAAGGCGGGCACCGCCACGAAGCTGGTGTGCAACATGATCACCACCGGCGCCATGATCCGGGTGGGCAAGAGCTACGGAAACCTGATGGTCGATTTGCGCGCCACGAATTCGAAGTTGGCCGATCGCGCCGAACGCATCGTCATGGAGGTGTCGCTGGTGTCGCGCGAGGCGGCGCGCGATCTGCTGACACGCGCCGGTGGAGCGGTGAAACTGGCCATCGTGATGCACGCGCTGGGTATCGAGGCCGTCGAGGCGGCAGCCCATCTTGCGCAGGCTGGCGGCGTGATCCGGCGCGTCATCCCGCACGCGCCGCCGCCGGTCAACGAATGA
- a CDS encoding ABC transporter ATP-binding protein, with translation MNGSSRPPTRTPARVALKRLLPYYHPYRAQVAVGLLAVVVAAALASVIPTLLRRGIDAMRSGADTVTLWRLASVMLVTAVASGILRFLMRQRLNGVSRRIETDLRHDIFARLTALDPAWYSRIRTGDLMARLTNDLSAVRMATGPAIMYLVNTIAGGLFAMFMMLRISPLLTGAALLPMAGLPILMLRLGRTIHARFEAVQSQFSDLSTGAQENLAGVRVVRAYRQEAAESVRFNAMGEAYLEANMRLARLNGLMHPGFALLAGLGGAVTIGVGGRLLIEGRITIGGYVAFGIYLAMLTWPLIALGWTTNLFQRGAASMARVLELLDAEAETVRDLGQATLPTHNGGRALEFRGVWFHYPSPTMAARAGDSAASSEPRWVLKDISFTVPAGGTLAIVGATGSGKSALMDLVPRMFDPQRGDILLDGVRIRDLSLDDLRGEIGYVPQDSLLFSETVGANVAYGLPANTDQRDAVAHATEIAQLAETIERLPDGLGTRLGERGINLSGGQKQRTALARALARHPRLVLLDDALSAVDTHTEAAILTGLRSALAGRTAVIASHRISAVREADHIIVLDHGIIVEQGLHEQLVARNGRYAQLLSRQQLLDSIEAT, from the coding sequence GTGAACGGCAGTAGCCGACCGCCGACGCGCACACCCGCGCGGGTGGCGTTGAAACGCCTCCTCCCTTACTACCACCCGTACCGCGCGCAAGTTGCGGTGGGCCTGCTGGCAGTGGTCGTGGCGGCCGCGCTGGCCAGCGTGATTCCAACCTTGCTGCGACGGGGCATCGACGCCATGCGGTCCGGTGCCGACACTGTCACGCTCTGGCGCCTGGCGTCGGTGATGCTCGTCACAGCCGTGGCCAGCGGCATCCTGCGTTTCCTCATGCGACAACGGCTCAACGGGGTCAGCCGGCGGATCGAGACCGACCTCCGTCATGACATCTTCGCCCGACTCACCGCGCTCGATCCCGCCTGGTACTCGCGAATACGCACCGGCGATCTCATGGCACGGCTGACCAATGACCTCAGCGCAGTCCGCATGGCGACGGGTCCGGCCATCATGTATCTCGTCAATACCATCGCCGGCGGACTGTTCGCCATGTTCATGATGCTGCGCATCAGTCCGCTGCTTACCGGTGCGGCCCTCCTCCCCATGGCGGGGTTGCCCATCCTCATGCTGCGATTGGGACGCACCATCCACGCGCGCTTCGAGGCGGTACAATCACAGTTCAGCGATCTCTCGACCGGTGCGCAGGAGAATCTGGCTGGCGTGCGTGTCGTGCGCGCGTACCGACAGGAAGCCGCCGAGTCGGTGCGGTTCAACGCGATGGGCGAGGCGTATCTCGAGGCCAACATGCGACTCGCCAGACTCAACGGCCTGATGCACCCGGGATTTGCCTTGCTCGCCGGCCTCGGCGGCGCCGTCACGATCGGCGTCGGTGGCCGACTGCTCATCGAGGGGCGCATCACGATTGGCGGGTACGTGGCGTTCGGCATCTACCTCGCCATGCTGACCTGGCCGCTCATCGCCCTTGGGTGGACCACCAATCTGTTCCAGCGCGGTGCCGCGTCGATGGCGCGCGTGCTTGAGCTGCTCGATGCGGAAGCGGAGACGGTGCGAGACCTCGGCCAGGCAACCTTGCCAACCCACAACGGTGGCCGCGCGCTCGAATTTCGCGGCGTGTGGTTTCACTATCCCTCGCCGACGATGGCCGCGCGTGCTGGCGACAGCGCCGCGTCATCGGAACCGCGATGGGTGCTGAAAGACATTTCCTTCACGGTGCCCGCCGGCGGTACGCTGGCCATCGTCGGCGCCACGGGCTCCGGCAAGAGCGCACTGATGGATCTTGTCCCCCGCATGTTCGATCCGCAGCGCGGCGACATCCTGCTGGACGGCGTGCGCATTCGCGACCTCTCTCTCGACGACTTGCGGGGAGAGATCGGCTATGTGCCTCAGGATTCGCTGTTGTTCAGCGAGACCGTGGGAGCGAACGTGGCCTACGGGTTACCCGCCAATACGGATCAGCGCGACGCCGTAGCACACGCCACGGAGATTGCGCAACTCGCCGAGACCATCGAACGCCTGCCTGATGGACTCGGGACTCGACTTGGTGAACGTGGTATCAACCTGTCTGGTGGTCAGAAGCAGCGCACGGCACTGGCGCGCGCGCTCGCGCGTCACCCGCGCCTCGTTCTGCTGGACGACGCTCTCTCGGCGGTGGATACCCACACCGAGGCGGCCATCCTGACCGGTCTGCGCAGTGCACTCGCCGGACGCACCGCCGTCATTGCGTCTCATCGCATCAGCGCCGTCCGTGAAGCCGATCACATCATCGTGCTCGACCACGGGATCATCGTCGAGCAGGGGCTGCACGAACAACTGGTCGCGCGCAACGGACGATACGCGCAGTTGCTGAGCCGCCAACAGCTGTTGGACTCGATCGAAGCGACCTGA
- a CDS encoding cytochrome c biogenesis protein CcdA, producing the protein MANESLTVLVAFTAGLLSFLSPCVLPLVPSYITFITGLGLEDISRARRTTLLHAVLFVLGFSFIFVALGAGATAFGQLMLAYRSWIARAGGVLMILMGLWMLGVFRVDALQRERRMHISDKPIGYLGTIVVGIAFGAGWTPCLGPTLGAILILAANQTDLAKGIGLLSAYSAGLAVPFLLAALALERFLSFFQKFKKNLGTVNRVAGVLLILVGALMFSGWFERLAALLQPFTPDFLLDRL; encoded by the coding sequence ATGGCGAATGAATCACTGACCGTGCTGGTGGCGTTCACGGCCGGGCTGCTGAGTTTCCTCAGCCCGTGCGTCCTGCCCCTCGTGCCCAGCTATATCACGTTCATCACCGGGCTCGGGCTGGAAGACATCTCGCGTGCGAGACGAACGACCCTCCTGCACGCGGTGCTGTTCGTACTGGGTTTCTCGTTCATCTTCGTGGCGCTGGGTGCGGGGGCGACCGCGTTCGGTCAGTTGATGCTGGCGTATCGTTCGTGGATCGCGCGGGCCGGCGGTGTGCTCATGATCCTGATGGGTCTGTGGATGCTGGGTGTCTTTCGGGTTGACGCATTGCAGCGCGAGCGTCGGATGCACATCAGCGACAAACCCATCGGGTATCTCGGGACGATTGTGGTGGGTATCGCCTTCGGTGCCGGGTGGACACCGTGCCTGGGTCCGACGCTTGGTGCGATCCTGATTCTGGCCGCCAACCAAACGGATCTGGCCAAGGGCATCGGCCTGTTGTCCGCGTACTCGGCCGGACTCGCGGTCCCATTCCTTCTTGCGGCGCTGGCGCTCGAACGATTCCTGTCGTTCTTCCAGAAGTTCAAGAAAAATCTGGGCACCGTGAATCGCGTCGCCGGCGTGCTTCTCATTCTGGTGGGCGCACTGATGTTCAGCGGTTGGTTTGAACGGTTGGCGGCCCTGCTGCAACCGTTCACGCCGGATTTCCTGCTGGATCGACTCTGA
- a CDS encoding transcriptional repressor: MATTRGVTDQPSTPRGLDADRESFVAFLRDHSLPVTAQRLAIAEVVLGTERHLSAEDIAEALRARGNQAGTATVYRTLEVLVRSGLVVERDFGEGFKRYEAARGIPHHEHLLCSVCGRVTEFRDERLERMTTLLAEAHDFSRQRHRLVIYGQCGECRRGDTRSRP, translated from the coding sequence ATGGCCACGACCCGTGGCGTGACCGATCAGCCCTCCACGCCGCGAGGGCTGGACGCGGACCGCGAATCATTCGTCGCGTTCCTGCGGGATCACAGCCTGCCGGTGACCGCGCAGCGTCTGGCGATCGCCGAGGTGGTGTTGGGCACGGAACGACATCTGTCAGCGGAAGACATTGCCGAAGCGTTGCGCGCGCGCGGCAATCAGGCCGGCACCGCCACGGTGTATCGGACGCTCGAGGTGCTGGTGCGCAGCGGCCTGGTGGTGGAACGGGATTTCGGCGAGGGGTTCAAGCGGTACGAGGCGGCCCGCGGCATTCCGCATCATGAGCATTTGCTGTGCAGCGTGTGCGGACGTGTCACCGAGTTTCGTGATGAGCGGCTGGAGCGCATGACCACCCTGTTGGCCGAGGCGCACGATTTCTCACGACAACGGCATCGGCTCGTGATCTACGGTCAGTGCGGGGAGTGTCGACGCGGCGACACCCGTTCGCGCCCATGA
- a CDS encoding YceI family protein, with protein MSLALRTLTLLAAPLLVAARPIVEPKPYVVDKAHSEINFIADSRLLSAHGYFEKWDATIQLDTANLAASGVSITIEAGSINTRVTMRDNHLKSDAFFDVAKFPTITFKSVGIKQSAPKIYEITGDLTMRGVTKRISVPAYMVFYDKGAGRFRGQFTVLRKEYGVSFDPPVNPIENEVQVQWDFSIKEPPPAK; from the coding sequence ATGTCACTCGCCCTTCGCACCCTTACGCTTCTGGCCGCACCGCTACTCGTTGCAGCCCGACCGATCGTGGAGCCAAAACCCTACGTGGTCGACAAGGCCCACAGCGAGATCAACTTCATCGCCGATTCGCGGCTGCTGAGCGCGCACGGCTACTTCGAGAAGTGGGACGCCACCATCCAACTCGACACCGCCAATCTCGCGGCGTCGGGCGTCTCCATCACCATTGAGGCCGGCAGCATCAACACCCGCGTCACGATGCGTGACAATCACCTCAAGAGCGACGCGTTCTTTGATGTGGCCAAGTTTCCGACCATCACCTTCAAGTCCGTCGGTATCAAGCAATCGGCACCGAAGATCTACGAGATCACGGGTGACCTGACCATGCGCGGCGTCACCAAGCGGATCAGCGTTCCAGCCTACATGGTGTTCTACGACAAGGGGGCGGGGAGATTTCGCGGCCAGTTTACGGTGTTACGAAAGGAGTACGGTGTGTCATTCGATCCGCCGGTGAATCCGATCGAGAACGAAGTGCAGGTTCAGTGGGATTTCTCCATCAAGGAACCGCCGCCGGCCAAGTAA
- a CDS encoding aminotransferase class I/II-fold pyridoxal phosphate-dependent enzyme, translated as MSSRLLSAIPQYVFWELDARRRAARAEGRTLIDLGIGSPDQPIAPVVMEAIQRAAAEPALSGYPHFTMHPAYGEAIAAYLITRFAVSVDPTRELLALAGSKEGLAELVLSHVNPGDVVLIPAVYYPVYSRAPQLAGATPVCVPMDGDGRLDLGAIASDDLARARMLIVNYPSNPTTATITLSEFERLVDFARRHDLLLVSDLAYSELAFDGHVVPSVLQVPGARDVAVELHTCSKSFNMAGVRIAFVAGNAKAIAVLDQYRANIGYGVSTLAQRAGAAAFTHAATIVPPVVAEYRARRDALVSAFQANGWPVKTPSATMYLWLRVPDGFDDWGWVDALIRGPGVVVTPGIAFGDAGRGHFRISLVQPPAVLTQAAALMASVTWPAAVP; from the coding sequence ATGTCTTCACGCCTGCTTTCAGCCATTCCACAATACGTTTTCTGGGAACTCGACGCGCGGCGGCGTGCCGCGCGTGCGGAGGGTCGCACGCTGATTGATCTGGGCATTGGCAGCCCGGATCAGCCGATCGCACCGGTGGTGATGGAGGCCATCCAACGAGCGGCGGCGGAGCCGGCGTTGAGTGGTTACCCGCACTTCACGATGCACCCGGCGTATGGCGAAGCGATTGCCGCCTATCTGATCACGCGGTTCGCGGTCTCTGTCGACCCGACGCGCGAACTCCTGGCGCTGGCAGGATCGAAAGAGGGGTTGGCGGAACTGGTGCTGTCACACGTCAATCCGGGCGACGTCGTGCTCATCCCGGCCGTCTACTATCCAGTGTATTCACGCGCCCCGCAGCTGGCCGGCGCAACGCCGGTGTGCGTGCCAATGGATGGCGACGGCCGTCTGGATCTCGGTGCTATCGCGTCGGACGACCTGGCTCGCGCCCGCATGCTGATCGTGAACTATCCCAGCAATCCCACTACCGCCACCATCACGCTGTCCGAATTCGAGCGGCTGGTGGATTTCGCGCGGCGGCACGACCTGCTCTTGGTGAGCGACCTGGCCTACAGCGAATTGGCATTTGATGGCCATGTGGTGCCCAGCGTGTTGCAGGTGCCGGGCGCGCGTGATGTGGCGGTCGAGCTGCACACCTGTTCGAAGAGCTTCAACATGGCGGGCGTGCGTATTGCTTTCGTGGCGGGCAATGCCAAGGCCATTGCGGTGCTCGATCAGTATCGCGCCAATATCGGATACGGCGTGTCGACACTCGCGCAGCGTGCAGGCGCGGCTGCATTCACGCACGCGGCGACCATCGTGCCGCCGGTGGTGGCCGAGTATCGGGCGCGTCGGGATGCGCTGGTGTCGGCGTTTCAGGCCAACGGATGGCCCGTGAAGACGCCGTCGGCCACCATGTATCTGTGGCTACGTGTGCCGGACGGATTCGACGACTGGGGCTGGGTGGACGCCTTGATACGCGGGCCCGGTGTGGTCGTAACGCCCGGCATCGCATTCGGGGACGCGGGACGCGGGCATTTTCGCATCTCGCTGGTGCAGCCGCCCGCCGTGCTGACGCAGGCGGCGGCCCTGATGGCCAGTGTTACTTGGCCGGCGGCGGTTCCTTGA
- a CDS encoding DEAD/DEAH box helicase, with protein MTATTRCVEVALPVPLFRTFTYLVPEGIAMPIPAGSRLLVPFRARREVGICLGPAVPPEGVTLKAIHSVLDSEPAIPPALLDTGRWIAEWYAAPIGMTLRAMLPASLTTSRGVDSAPKRRRVACIALELPSLLQRETTFARAKQQRVVYELLEAQGGVAVVETLRQQANCSAGVVAAMIKRGLIEVRDESVARDPFADRAGVAPPATPSAAQRAVVNAILSGAPGQTFLLHGITGSGKTLVYIEVLRAVLAQPGRTAIVLVPEIALTSQTVDRFRGAFGDAVAVLHSGLSDGERHDAWQSLRRGERRIAVGARSALFAPLSQVGVVIVDEEHESSYKQSETPRYHAREAAIVRARRRRNSGAGKRHPESGELGTRGARAGHSPVTARSCRRCAVAAGAGGRLAGGHARRGGRQDTPCAIRSIDGRAQSGAECRHRVATGAWGAEPVAAESTRLCGVRAVPRLR; from the coding sequence ATGACCGCGACCACCCGGTGTGTCGAGGTGGCGCTTCCGGTTCCGCTCTTCCGGACGTTCACGTACCTCGTGCCTGAAGGGATCGCCATGCCGATCCCTGCGGGAAGCCGTTTGCTGGTGCCCTTCCGGGCACGTCGCGAAGTCGGCATTTGTCTGGGACCCGCTGTGCCCCCAGAGGGTGTTACGCTCAAGGCGATTCATTCGGTGCTCGATAGCGAGCCGGCAATTCCTCCCGCGTTGCTGGATACTGGTCGCTGGATTGCCGAGTGGTACGCGGCGCCCATTGGCATGACACTGCGCGCCATGTTGCCCGCATCGCTCACCACGTCGCGCGGCGTGGACTCGGCCCCAAAGCGCCGGCGGGTGGCGTGCATTGCGCTGGAATTGCCCTCGCTGTTGCAACGCGAGACCACGTTCGCCCGCGCGAAGCAACAGCGGGTCGTGTACGAACTGCTGGAAGCGCAAGGCGGTGTGGCTGTGGTGGAAACCCTGCGCCAGCAGGCGAACTGCAGCGCGGGTGTCGTGGCCGCGATGATCAAGCGCGGACTGATCGAGGTGCGCGACGAATCGGTCGCGCGTGATCCCTTTGCCGATCGCGCCGGCGTGGCACCCCCTGCGACGCCGTCGGCAGCACAACGCGCGGTCGTGAACGCCATACTCAGCGGCGCGCCCGGTCAGACGTTTCTGCTCCACGGCATCACCGGCAGCGGCAAGACGCTGGTGTACATCGAAGTGCTGCGTGCGGTCCTCGCGCAACCGGGGCGCACGGCGATCGTGCTGGTGCCGGAGATCGCCCTGACCTCGCAGACGGTGGATCGTTTTCGCGGCGCGTTCGGCGACGCGGTTGCGGTGCTGCACTCCGGACTGAGCGACGGGGAACGGCACGACGCCTGGCAATCACTGCGACGCGGCGAGCGTCGCATTGCGGTAGGGGCGCGATCGGCGCTGTTCGCGCCACTGTCGCAGGTGGGCGTGGTCATTGTCGACGAGGAGCACGAGTCCAGCTACAAGCAATCGGAGACGCCGCGCTATCATGCGCGCGAAGCGGCGATTGTGCGCGCGCGCCGAAGGCGCAATAGTGGTGCTGGGAAGCGCCACCCCGAGTCTGGAGAGCTGGGAACGCGCGGAGCGCGGGCAGGCCATTCGCCTGTCACTGCCCGATCGTGCCGGCGGTGCGCAGTTGCCGCCGGTGCAGGTGGTCGACTTGCGGGTGGTCATGCGCGACGCGGTGGCCGCCAGGATACCCCATGCGCCATTCGATCCATCGATGGGCGTGCTCAGTCCGGTGCTGAGTGCCGCCATCGAGTCGCGACTGGTGCGTGGGGAGCAGAGCCTGTTGCTGCTGAATCGACGCGGCTATGCGGCGTACGTGCAGTGCCACGCCTGCGGTGA
- a CDS encoding dipeptide epimerase, with protein MCAAPVPRDSPASRLTESTIVQLQAEILTVHTRHPFVIARGGTSEFQVVWVRVRDAQSADDGLEGWGEAAPSRFYGETADSVMTALARFAPVMAQADAWSIDAIERELEKVLRWNAAARCAISAALHDLAAKRLGVPLWKLWGLDGASTPRSSFTIGIAPDEATLRARVREAAAYPILKIKLGTPRDADIVRVVREEAPAATLRVDANAAWTTKRALAMLDVLTAHGVDMLEQPLPPHDLDGLRFVRERSPIDVIADESCLVATDIPKLHGVVDGVNIKLAKCGSLREAMRMIAVARAHGMRVMCGCMVETTLGIAAAAHFSPLLDDADLDGAALLADDPFVGPAIPSGQITLGTAPGLGVQRR; from the coding sequence ATGTGCGCAGCGCCCGTGCCGCGCGACAGTCCGGCATCACGCCTCACTGAGTCGACCATCGTGCAGCTTCAGGCGGAGATTCTCACGGTCCACACCCGTCACCCGTTTGTCATCGCGCGCGGCGGCACCAGCGAATTCCAGGTGGTCTGGGTGCGGGTGCGCGATGCGCAGAGCGCGGACGACGGACTGGAAGGCTGGGGTGAAGCGGCGCCGAGCCGTTTCTATGGCGAAACGGCGGATAGCGTGATGACTGCGCTGGCGCGATTTGCCCCGGTAATGGCGCAGGCCGATGCCTGGTCGATTGACGCGATTGAGCGTGAACTGGAGAAGGTGTTGCGATGGAACGCGGCCGCCCGGTGCGCGATCAGCGCGGCGTTGCACGATCTGGCGGCCAAGCGTCTGGGGGTGCCGTTGTGGAAGCTCTGGGGGCTGGACGGCGCGTCAACGCCGCGCTCGAGCTTTACCATCGGGATCGCGCCCGACGAGGCGACGTTGCGCGCCCGCGTTCGAGAGGCGGCCGCATATCCGATTCTCAAGATCAAGCTTGGCACGCCGCGCGACGCCGATATCGTGCGTGTGGTCCGTGAAGAGGCACCGGCCGCCACGCTACGGGTTGATGCCAATGCGGCCTGGACGACCAAACGCGCATTGGCCATGCTGGATGTGCTCACCGCGCACGGTGTCGACATGCTGGAGCAACCGTTGCCGCCGCACGACCTCGACGGGCTGCGATTCGTGCGCGAGCGTTCGCCGATCGATGTCATCGCCGACGAATCGTGCCTGGTGGCCACGGACATTCCCAAATTGCACGGCGTCGTGGACGGCGTGAACATCAAGCTTGCCAAGTGCGGTTCCTTGCGCGAAGCCATGCGCATGATTGCGGTGGCCCGCGCGCACGGGATGCGGGTGATGTGCGGCTGCATGGTGGAGACCACCCTGGGGATTGCGGCGGCGGCCCACTTCTCACCATTGCTGGACGACGCCGACCTTGATGGTGCGGCGCTGTTGGCCGACGATCCGTTCGTGGGTCCCGCCATCCCATCCGGGCAGATCACGTTGGGTACGGCGCCGGGACTCGGCGTGCAACGCCGGTAA
- a CDS encoding serine/threonine protein kinase, with product MPEVSAPPFDIPDEELRELRVATGNRYTVVKRLGSGGMAHVYLAKHVALGRPLVIKVLHKSLALEEEMRERFRREAEAAARLVHPFICAIADMGTLGDIDYLVMPYYAGGSLADLLGRQKTVAPSPAAAIAVQVACALDYAHRHGVVHRDIKPDNILFDEDGNVALTDFGIATARFHGRLTASGRAMGTPHYMSPEQAMGKLVDGRSDLYAVGLLLYEMLLGSPPFDGEDSYAVGYKHVHETPVAPDQTDPKVPAILSSIVMKCLAKPATDRYDRGFELADALIGFLAGHGASGDVRSARAARQSGITPH from the coding sequence TTGCCCGAGGTCAGCGCCCCGCCGTTCGATATCCCCGACGAAGAGCTGCGCGAGCTGCGGGTGGCCACCGGGAACCGCTATACCGTCGTGAAGCGCCTGGGGAGCGGCGGCATGGCGCATGTGTATCTGGCCAAACATGTGGCGCTTGGTCGACCGCTGGTGATCAAGGTCCTGCACAAATCGCTGGCGCTGGAAGAAGAGATGCGCGAGCGATTCCGCCGTGAGGCGGAGGCTGCGGCACGGCTGGTACACCCCTTCATTTGCGCCATTGCCGACATGGGCACGCTGGGGGACATCGACTATCTGGTGATGCCCTACTACGCCGGTGGATCGCTGGCCGACCTGCTGGGACGACAGAAGACGGTCGCGCCCTCGCCAGCCGCCGCCATTGCGGTACAGGTGGCGTGTGCGCTCGACTATGCGCATCGCCACGGCGTGGTGCATCGCGATATCAAGCCGGACAACATCTTGTTTGACGAAGATGGCAACGTGGCGCTCACCGACTTCGGCATCGCCACGGCACGCTTCCATGGGCGACTGACGGCCTCCGGTCGGGCGATGGGCACGCCGCACTACATGTCGCCCGAGCAGGCGATGGGGAAGTTGGTTGACGGCCGCAGTGACCTGTATGCGGTGGGTTTGCTGCTGTATGAGATGCTGCTGGGATCTCCGCCGTTTGACGGGGAGGATTCCTATGCCGTTGGCTACAAGCACGTGCATGAGACACCCGTGGCCCCCGATCAGACCGACCCGAAGGTGCCCGCGATCCTCAGCAGCATTGTCATGAAGTGTCTCGCCAAGCCCGCCACCGACCGATACGATCGCGGTTTCGAGTTGGCCGATGCGCTCATTGGATTTCTCGCCGGCCACGGCGCGTCCGGCGATGTGCGCAGCGCCCGTGCCGCGCGACAGTCCGGCATCACGCCTCACTGA